The window AAATTTGGGTCGGGAAAATTATTGATCATCACTGTCTACTTGCCGCAGCCACCGAAGTGGATGGACCCATTTACTCGGAGGTGAGAGGATGAAGCAAAGTCAAGAGCAATCCGAGGCCAGAGAGCGTTGCTACTTTTGTGGCTGAGGTGTTTTGGAGGAACGCCAGGTTACCGTAGACTTTCGCTGGGGAGACTACCTGGTGATCATCCAGGACGTCCCGGCCAAAGTCTGCAACGAGTGCGGAGAGCGCTACTATACCGCCGAGGTGGTGCGACAGATGGAGCGCATCGCTAAGGAGGGACAGAGGGACAAGGAGATACAAGTTCCTGTGGTCGCCCTGGGGAAGAGTGAAGGGGCACGGATCAACGCGGACGAACTCAGGTTTCGATCCGTGGTTTTCCGCGTCTATCCCTACCCAGTAAATTTTTGGTGGTCCTGGAGGAAAATTACATGAGATAAGGCGAAGAAATAGAGCTGGATCAGGGATAATTTTGGTCCGACTCTTTGGCGAAGGAGGGCCAAAATGAGAAAATCGCCCGAGCCCGTTGGCGGGATAGGTATACCTCATGCCGCAGCAATTCCCGGTGAGGCTGGAAAGCCAAGAGAAGAGCGAAAAGGTGGTTAGAAAACCCCGGCAGAGTGAGCAAGGCAGAGGCCAGATGAAGAAGCCCGCAGAGGGTGCGATGAGCCGCTTCTGCTGCACCACCAGGCAGCAAAAATGATCGAGCCAAACAAACGTCCTCTCACCGATGCCCTTCTGGCGATACCGCCTGAGCTTCACGCCCATCCTGATGGGT is drawn from Blastocatellia bacterium and contains these coding sequences:
- a CDS encoding type II toxin-antitoxin system MqsA family antitoxin, which translates into the protein MEERQVTVDFRWGDYLVIIQDVPAKVCNECGERYYTAEVVRQMERIAKEGQRDKEIQVPVVALGKSEGARINADELRFRSVVFRVYPYPVNFWWSWRKIT